A region from the Cryptococcus gattii WM276 chromosome H, complete sequence genome encodes:
- a CDS encoding ariadne-1 protein-like protein, putative (Similar to SGTC gene model, INSD accession EAL19184.1; ubiquitin-conjugating enzyme E2-binding protein 1): protein MSSDGENEDFAYEDDYDDAFDADDVMDDSASEPDDFDVLSPTIETAPSKKPYDVNYIVYDLKQIIGMQRKMIDEVAALLVIPASTAAALLRHFNWNTEKLQEVFWTEPDATLLAAGLSPPSSPSTSTQPLPGSQSGSFECPICFTDYEGKSAQQDTFAMGCGHRFCKTCWGEYLTGKIKEEGESGRIQCMESGCKRVVKGEMVKELAGDKISDRYYNLLNAAFVSDSPNLRWCPHPDCPYIIGCTQAPQRMLNQLVPTVECKCGKNLCFGCGYAASHRPVICKIVRLWEKKCADDSETANWLQANTKECTKCQSTIEKNGGCNHMTCKKCKWEFCWVCMGPWSEHGTNWYQCNRFDEKSGIDARDVQAKSRASLERYLHYFNRWANHEHSAKLDTEFYAKTEKKMEQMQDAGNLSWIEVQFAKQAVDAVIQARITLKWTYCMAFYLKRNNQTELFEDNQRDLERAVENLSYLLEQNIGEPESIAKLRHDVTNQAAYVQKRHEIMMDDTLRGHLEHRWEFTVDV, encoded by the exons ATGTCTTCTGATGGAGAGAACGAAGACTTTGCTTATGAGGATGATTATGATGATGCTTTCGATGCCGATGATGTTATGGACG ATTCCGCATCTGAGCCGGATGACTTTGATGTGTTGTCTCCCACTATAGAAA CTGCACCCTCCAAGAAGCCCTATGATGTTAATTACATTGTCTACGACTTGAAACAGATCATAGGCATGCAGAGAAAGATGATCGATGAAGTTGCCGCACTTCTCGTCATTCCTGCCTCTACAGCTGCAGCTCTTCTCCGACACTTTAATTGGAATACCGAAAAGCTCCAAGAAGTATTCTGGACAGAACCAGATGCTACACTCCTCGCTGCCGGTCTCTCTCCACCTTCGTCCCCTTCCACCTCAACTCAACCCCTTCCTGGATCGCAGTCTGGATCATTCGAATGCCCAATCTGCTTTACCGATTACGAAGGTAAATCCGCCCAGCAAGATACCTTTGCTATGGGTTGCGGACATCGGTTCTGCAAGACGTGTTGGGGTGAGTATTTGACTGGGAAAATTaaggaggaaggtgagAGTGGGAGGATACAGTGTATGGAAAGCGGGTGTAAACGAGTTGTCAAGGGGGAGATGGTCAAGGAGCTAGCCGGAGACAAAATATCGGATCGTTATTATAATCTGTTGAATGCGGCATTCGTCTCGGATTCTCCGAACCTTAGATGGTGTCCACACCCCGATTGTCCGTATATCATTGGCTGTACTCAAGCGCCGCAACGGATGTTGAATCAGCTGGTACCGACTGTGGAGTGCAAGTGCGGAAAGAATTTGTGTTTTGGGTGTGGATACGCCGCGAGCCATCGCCCTGTTATTTGCAAAATTGTCAGACTCTGGGAAAAGAAATGTGCAGATGATAGTGAAACTGCCAATTGGCTACAAGCAAACACAAAAGAGTGCACTAAATGTCAATCGACTATTGAAAAGAATGGTGGCTGCAA CCACATGACTTGTAAAAAGTGCAAATGGGAGTTCTGTTGGGTCTGCATGGGTCCCTGGTCGGAGCACGGCACAAATTGGTACCAGTGCAACAGATTTGATGAGAAGAGTGGTATAGATGCTCGAGACGTGCAGGCCAAGTCTCGTGCAAGCTTGGAACGATATCTTCAC TACTTTAACCGATGGGCAAATCACGAGCACTCTGCCAAACTCGACACTGAATTTTATGCTAAGACGGAGAAAAAAATGGAACAAATGCAGGATGCGGGCAACCTCTCCTGGATCGAAGTGCAGTTTGCGAAACAAGCAGTAGATGCCGTCATCCAAGCGCGAATCACCCTCAAATGGACTTACTGCATGGCTTTCTA TTTAAAGAGGAACAACCAAACGGAATTGTTTGAAGATAATCAACGAGACCTTGAGCGGGCGGTGGAGAATCTGAGTTATCTACTGGAGCAGAACATTGGGGAACCGGAATCAATCGCCAAGCTCAGGCATGACGTGACGAACCAGGCGGCTTACGTACAGAAGAGGCATGAGATCATGATGGATGATACGTTAAGAGGACATCTCGAG CATCGTTGGGAGTTTACTGTGGACGTTTAA